A genome region from Aliivibrio salmonicida LFI1238 includes the following:
- a CDS encoding Na(+)-translocating NADH-quinone reductase subunit A: MITIKKGLDLPIAGVPTQVINDGNSITKVALLGEEYVGMRPTMHARVEDVVKKGQILFADKKNPGVIFTSPVSGKVVEINRGAKRVLQSVVIAVEGEEQVTFNSYAANQLASLDRDAIKQQLIDSGAWTALRTRPFSKVPAIDSETKAIFVTAMDTNPLAADAEVIINQQEDAFVAGLDLLSVLTGEKVYVCKKGGSLPRSSQGNVEEHVFDGPHPAGLAGTHMHYLYPVDLNNVAWSIGYQDVIAFGQLFLTGEIYSDRIVSLAGPAVNNPRLVRTITGASLLELTDSEVMPGEVRIISGSVLNGTQASGPHAYLGPYHQQVCVLREGREKEFLGWAVPGKNKFSVTRSFLSHVFSGQLFNMTTTTNGSDRAMVPIGSYERVMPLDMEPTMLLRDLCAGDVDSAARLGALELDEDDLGLCTYVCPGKYEYGPMLREILDTIEKEG, translated from the coding sequence ATGATTACAATAAAAAAGGGTTTGGATCTTCCTATAGCAGGAGTTCCAACTCAGGTGATTAATGATGGTAATTCCATCACTAAAGTCGCCTTGCTTGGCGAAGAGTATGTTGGTATGCGTCCTACGATGCATGCTCGCGTTGAAGATGTAGTTAAAAAAGGTCAGATTCTTTTTGCTGATAAAAAGAATCCTGGTGTTATTTTTACATCTCCAGTAAGTGGTAAAGTTGTTGAAATTAACCGTGGTGCTAAACGTGTACTTCAATCTGTAGTAATTGCAGTTGAAGGCGAAGAGCAGGTTACTTTTAATAGCTATGCAGCAAATCAGTTGGCTTCTCTTGATCGTGATGCGATCAAGCAACAGCTTATTGATTCTGGTGCATGGACTGCATTACGTACTCGTCCGTTCAGCAAGGTTCCAGCGATCGATTCTGAAACAAAGGCTATCTTTGTAACTGCTATGGATACTAATCCTTTAGCAGCTGATGCAGAAGTGATCATCAACCAACAAGAAGACGCTTTTGTTGCAGGCCTAGATTTATTATCTGTGTTAACAGGTGAGAAGGTTTATGTATGTAAGAAAGGTGGGAGTTTACCTCGCTCTTCTCAAGGCAATGTTGAAGAACATGTATTTGATGGCCCTCATCCAGCAGGGTTAGCGGGTACTCACATGCATTATTTGTATCCTGTGGATCTAAATAATGTGGCGTGGAGCATTGGCTACCAAGACGTTATTGCTTTTGGTCAATTATTCTTAACGGGTGAAATCTACTCTGACAGAATCGTATCTTTAGCTGGACCTGCCGTAAATAATCCTCGTTTAGTTCGTACTATTACTGGTGCTAGCTTACTTGAATTAACTGACAGCGAAGTAATGCCTGGTGAAGTACGAATCATTTCTGGTTCTGTATTAAATGGTACTCAAGCGTCTGGCCCTCATGCCTACCTTGGTCCTTACCATCAGCAAGTATGTGTTCTTCGTGAAGGTCGTGAGAAAGAGTTTTTAGGCTGGGCTGTCCCTGGTAAAAACAAATTCTCTGTTACTCGTTCATTCCTAAGCCATGTATTCTCAGGTCAATTGTTTAACATGACAACAACTACCAATGGTAGTGATCGTGCAATGGTGCCAATTGGTAGTTACGAACGTGTAATGCCTTTAGACATGGAACCTACCATGTTATTGCGTGACCTTTGTGCTGGTGATGTTGACAGTGCTGCACGTTTAGGTGCATTAGAATTAGATGAAGATGATCTAGGTCTATGTACGTATGTGTGCCCTGGTAAATATGAGTATGGTCCAATGCTTCGTGAGATTTTGGATACCATCGAGAAGGAAGGGTAA
- a CDS encoding methyltransferase, with product MKTELCLFDRTLNLQRYPKRAQELLQAWDAGDEFIIKHVEEELNLEDNKNILILNDNFGALSCWFSEKHNVTMMTDSFVSQRGTLKNLQRNQCNRVQLISSTEEMPEGFDLVIMQIPKNNRMLAWQLQQLRQSMTAECPIIAVNKAKEIHSSTLEVFEDYLGETKTSLAWKKHRLVFSNANATNPLTIAEAVCWSVDNEDIDLLNYPNVYSGERLDQGARFMLEHIPVDAELRHIIDLGCGNGVLSVKAAQLNPEARITCIDESFMAVESARRNLEVNLGKERQFQFIANNCLDGFKKHSSYLVLCNPPFHQGQAVTDHIAWQMFCDAKHILCKEGKLLVIGNRHLDYDDKLCRLFGEENVTTIASNSKFVILEAVKAEKSK from the coding sequence ATGAAAACTGAATTATGTTTGTTTGATCGTACTCTCAATCTACAGCGTTACCCAAAACGTGCTCAAGAATTATTACAAGCATGGGATGCCGGTGATGAGTTCATCATTAAGCATGTAGAAGAAGAGCTAAACCTAGAAGACAATAAAAACATCCTTATCTTAAATGATAATTTTGGTGCTTTATCTTGCTGGTTCTCTGAAAAGCACAATGTCACCATGATGACCGATTCGTTTGTTTCTCAACGAGGTACATTAAAAAACCTACAACGTAATCAATGTAACCGCGTACAGTTGATCTCTTCAACGGAGGAAATGCCTGAAGGTTTCGACCTTGTGATAATGCAAATCCCAAAAAACAATCGAATGCTCGCTTGGCAACTTCAACAGCTTCGCCAATCAATGACGGCTGAATGCCCAATTATTGCCGTAAATAAAGCGAAAGAAATACACAGCTCAACACTTGAAGTTTTTGAAGACTATTTAGGGGAAACCAAGACATCATTAGCTTGGAAAAAACACCGCCTAGTTTTCTCAAATGCAAATGCAACCAATCCACTAACCATTGCAGAAGCCGTGTGTTGGAGTGTTGATAATGAAGATATCGATCTGCTAAATTACCCTAATGTGTATTCAGGTGAGCGTTTAGATCAAGGCGCTCGTTTTATGCTTGAACATATTCCAGTTGATGCAGAATTGCGTCATATCATCGACTTAGGTTGTGGCAATGGTGTTTTGAGTGTTAAAGCTGCTCAACTAAATCCAGAAGCACGAATTACCTGCATAGATGAAAGCTTTATGGCTGTAGAATCAGCTCGTCGTAATTTAGAAGTCAATCTAGGCAAAGAACGTCAATTTCAGTTTATTGCGAATAACTGTTTGGATGGATTTAAAAAACACAGCAGTTACTTAGTATTATGTAATCCTCCTTTTCATCAAGGCCAAGCCGTTACTGACCATATTGCATGGCAAATGTTCTGTGATGCTAAGCACATCTTATGCAAAGAAGGGAAATTATTAGTTATTGGAAACCGTCATCTTGATTATGATGATAAATTATGTCGCTTGTTCGGTGAAGAAAACGTCACCACCATTGCTAGCAATTCCAAATTCGTTATTTTAGAAGCCGTTAAAGCTGAAAAATCAAAATAA
- the bolA gene encoding transcriptional regulator BolA, producing MIQQQIEQKLHSELSSSYLKVLNESYMHNVPEGSESHFKVIVVSDQFNDKRLLARHRMINAILADELANHIHALAIHTYTESEWQALDSELVPSSPNCMGGSKS from the coding sequence ATGATTCAGCAACAAATAGAGCAAAAATTACACTCAGAGCTGTCTTCATCATACTTAAAAGTATTGAATGAGAGTTATATGCACAATGTACCAGAAGGATCTGAGAGCCATTTTAAAGTCATAGTGGTTAGTGATCAGTTTAATGATAAGCGCTTATTAGCTCGTCATCGAATGATTAATGCAATATTAGCGGATGAATTGGCGAACCATATTCATGCACTAGCCATTCATACTTACACGGAATCAGAATGGCAGGCGTTGGATTCTGAATTGGTTCCGAGCTCACCTAATTGTATGGGTGGATCAAAAAGTTAA
- a CDS encoding YajG family lipoprotein, with protein sequence MKKAIIALSALFLAACSAPSDPQLDIRPVASSSAHQIVDGTTLTLDSSDLRTAQYVAVIDNGRQNVQPIHAKQNLRVTLEDALSTQLKAQGFVITVDSDNTLRLDIIEALVSVQHSLMSNDMKTEVKLQITAETPQGKFVKTYTGVSEKTGAMSADNEAIEGVLNDLINAVLDKIAVDEELQTYIKGNF encoded by the coding sequence ATGAAAAAGGCCATTATTGCCCTTTCTGCTCTATTTTTAGCTGCATGTAGTGCTCCTTCTGATCCTCAGTTGGATATCCGACCTGTTGCTTCTTCAAGTGCACACCAAATTGTTGATGGCACGACGCTTACTTTGGATAGTAGCGATCTTAGAACAGCACAATACGTCGCTGTTATTGATAACGGACGCCAGAACGTACAACCTATTCACGCTAAGCAAAATTTACGCGTAACGCTGGAAGATGCGTTATCTACTCAATTGAAAGCTCAAGGGTTTGTAATTACCGTAGACAGTGATAACACCTTACGTTTAGACATCATTGAAGCATTAGTCAGTGTTCAACACTCTCTAATGAGCAATGACATGAAAACAGAAGTGAAACTTCAAATAACCGCTGAAACTCCACAAGGTAAATTTGTTAAAACCTACACTGGTGTTTCTGAGAAAACGGGCGCGATGAGTGCTGATAATGAAGCAATTGAAGGCGTACTTAACGATCTTATCAATGCAGTATTAGATAAGATTGCCGTTGATGAAGAACTTCAAACCTACATTAAAGGTAATTTCTAA
- a CDS encoding NADH:ubiquinone reductase (Na(+)-transporting) subunit B — protein MSLLKIIEKIEPHFEPGGKYEKWFALYEAAATLFYTPGLVTKGGSHVRDSVDLKRIMIMVWFAVFPATFWGMYNSGHQAIVALEHMYSGAELAAVVSGDWHYWFTEMLGGTISADAGWGSSMLLGATYFLPIYAVVFIVGGFWEVLFCMVRKHEVNEGFFVTSILFALIVPPTLPLWQAALGITFGVVVAKEIFGGTGRNFLNPALAGRAFLFFAYPAQISGDTVWTAADGFSGATALSQWAQGGQGGLVNTVTGNTISWMDAFIGNIPGSIGEVSTLALILGGLMIVYMRIASWRIIAGVMIGMVAVSTLFNLIGSDTNAMFSMPWHWHLVLGGFAFGMIFMATDPVSASFTSKGKWWYGILIGGMAVMIRVVNPAYPEGMMLAILFANLFAPLFDNLVVEGNVKRRLKRYGK, from the coding sequence ATGAGCCTGTTAAAGATTATTGAAAAAATTGAACCTCATTTTGAACCTGGCGGTAAATATGAGAAGTGGTTTGCGCTTTATGAAGCGGCTGCAACTCTGTTTTATACGCCTGGTTTAGTTACCAAAGGTGGTTCACATGTACGTGATAGCGTTGATTTAAAACGTATCATGATCATGGTTTGGTTTGCTGTATTCCCTGCAACATTTTGGGGTATGTACAACTCAGGTCATCAAGCGATTGTTGCTCTTGAGCACATGTACTCTGGCGCTGAATTAGCAGCTGTCGTTTCTGGTGACTGGCACTACTGGTTTACCGAAATGCTTGGCGGCACTATAAGTGCTGATGCAGGTTGGGGCAGTAGCATGCTACTGGGTGCAACTTACTTCTTACCAATATATGCCGTTGTGTTTATTGTTGGTGGCTTCTGGGAAGTGTTGTTCTGTATGGTGCGTAAGCATGAAGTAAACGAAGGTTTCTTTGTTACTTCGATTCTTTTCGCATTGATCGTTCCACCAACTCTTCCACTATGGCAAGCAGCGTTAGGTATTACCTTTGGTGTTGTTGTAGCAAAAGAAATTTTTGGTGGTACTGGTCGTAACTTCCTAAACCCAGCGCTTGCGGGTCGTGCATTCTTATTCTTTGCATACCCAGCTCAAATTTCAGGTGATACAGTTTGGACTGCTGCTGATGGCTTCTCTGGTGCTACAGCACTTAGCCAATGGGCACAAGGCGGTCAAGGTGGCTTAGTTAATACAGTCACTGGTAACACTATCTCTTGGATGGACGCATTCATTGGTAATATCCCAGGTTCAATTGGTGAGGTTTCAACACTTGCTCTGATCCTTGGTGGCCTAATGATCGTTTACATGCGTATTGCATCTTGGCGTATTATTGCGGGTGTTATGATTGGTATGGTTGCAGTCTCTACACTGTTTAATCTTATCGGCTCTGATACAAACGCAATGTTTAGCATGCCTTGGCACTGGCACCTAGTTCTTGGTGGTTTTGCGTTTGGTATGATCTTTATGGCAACAGACCCTGTATCGGCTTCATTTACCAGTAAAGGTAAGTGGTGGTACGGTATTTTAATTGGTGGTATGGCTGTAATGATCCGTGTAGTTAACCCTGCGTACCCAGAAGGTATGATGTTAGCTATTCTGTTTGCAAACTTATTTGCTCCACTGTTTGATAACCTTGTTGTTGAAGGTAACGTGAAACGGAGACTAAAACGCTATGGCAAGTAA
- a CDS encoding Na(+)-translocating NADH-quinone reductase subunit C: MASNNDSIKKTLLVVVGLSLVCSLVVSMAASLLKDKQQYNAVLDKQKNIVAVASLNDKGTDIPAIYQEYIEPRLVDFSTGEFVEGNAASFNQRASAKDSATSIKLTPEQDKAKIIRRSNIGLVYLVKEDNELTRIILPIHGSGLWSMMYAFLAIETDGNTIAGITYYDQAETPGLGGEVENPQWRAQFIGKKLFNADGTLAIKVVKGGAPADSVSGVDGLSGATLTSNGVQHTFDFWLGDMGFGPFLAKVKAGDLN; the protein is encoded by the coding sequence ATGGCAAGTAATAACGATAGCATTAAAAAGACACTGCTAGTTGTTGTCGGCTTGAGTTTAGTGTGCTCACTTGTCGTATCAATGGCGGCTTCTTTATTAAAAGATAAGCAACAATATAATGCGGTTCTTGATAAGCAAAAAAATATTGTTGCTGTTGCTAGCTTAAATGACAAAGGCACAGATATTCCTGCGATATACCAAGAATATATTGAGCCTCGTTTAGTTGATTTTTCAACAGGTGAATTCGTTGAAGGCAATGCAGCAAGTTTTAACCAACGTGCTTCTGCTAAAGATTCAGCAACATCAATTAAGCTTACGCCTGAACAAGATAAAGCGAAAATCATTCGTCGTTCTAATATTGGGTTAGTTTACCTAGTAAAAGAAGACAATGAGCTTACTCGTATTATTTTACCTATTCATGGGTCTGGTCTTTGGTCGATGATGTACGCGTTTTTAGCGATTGAGACTGATGGTAATACTATTGCTGGTATTACATATTACGATCAAGCTGAAACCCCAGGACTTGGTGGCGAAGTAGAAAATCCACAATGGCGCGCACAATTCATCGGAAAGAAACTGTTTAACGCTGATGGCACTCTTGCTATTAAAGTCGTTAAAGGTGGCGCTCCTGCTGATTCTGTATCAGGCGTAGATGGATTATCTGGCGCAACATTAACAAGTAACGGTGTTCAGCATACGTTTGATTTTTGGCTTGGCGATATGGGTTTCGGTCCTTTCCTTGCTAAAGTGAAAGCAGGAGACCTTAACTAA